Proteins co-encoded in one Cucurbita pepo subsp. pepo cultivar mu-cu-16 chromosome LG15, ASM280686v2, whole genome shotgun sequence genomic window:
- the LOC111811361 gene encoding transcription initiation factor IIF subunit alpha-like, producing the protein MSLDLMLKPSCSGCGSTTELYGSNCKHMTLCLSCGKTMAENKGKCYDCGATLTRLIREYNVRSSASSDKNYCIGRFMSGLPNFSKKKNAENKWSLYKEGLQGRHLTDALREKYKNRPWVLEDETGQFQFQGHLEGSQSATYYLLVLQGKEFTAIPAGSWYNFNKVAQYKQLTLEEAEEKMKNRKKTADGYERWMMKAANNGAAAFGEVEKFDDKEGARGGGGRGRRKATGDENEGNASDRGEEDEEEEATRKNRLGLNKKGGGDDDDDEGPRGGDHDMDDDDIEKGDDWEHEEIFTDDDETTAPDREEREDLAPEVPAPPEIKQDDEDEEDEENEGEGGLSKSGKELKKLLRRTGGLNDSDGEDDDDDDDEEDTGDTPVLPSKQKDTVKEEAASSSPSKPTPSGSAKGTPSTAKTAKGKRKNGEDVKPSSAPPKKMKTETESKPTDEALSTSKSTASKGAPVSVKTESASNSGPVTEEEIRAVLRQRTPVTTQDLVAKFKARLRCKEDKNAFAEILRRISRIQKTNGGPSYVVLRKPED; encoded by the exons ATGTCTTTGGATTTGATGCTGAAGCCATCGTGCAGTGGATGCGGATCCACGACGGAGCTGTATGGGAGCAATTGTAAGCACATGACATTGTGCTTGTCCTGTGGCAAAACTATGGCTGAGAACAAGGGAAAATGTTATGACTGTGGTGCTACCCTAACTCGCTTAATAAGA GAATACAATGTTCGATCAAGTGCAAGTAGCGACAAGAACTACTGCATTGGGAGGTTCATGAGCGGGCTGCCAAACTTTTCTAAGAAGAAAAACGCTGAGAATAAATGGTCTCTTTACAAGGAAGGTCTACAAGGACGCCACCTTACGGATGCCCTTCGG GAAAAGTACAAGAATAGACCCTGGGTCTTGGAAGATGAAACGGGTCAATTTCAATTCCAAGGTCATCTTGAGGGCTCACAATCAGCAACATATTACTTGCTTGTATTGCAAGGAAAGGAATTTACGGCCATTCCTGCTGGTTCTTG GTACAACTTCAACAAAGTGGCACAGTATAAGCAACTTACTTTGGAGGAGgcagaagaaaaaatgaagaatcgAAAGAAGACGGCAGATGGATATGAAAGATGGATGATGAAAGCTGCAAATAATGGTGCTGCTGCATTTGGTGAAGTTGAGAAGTTTGATGACAAAGAAGGTGCTcgtggtggtggtggtagGGGACGGAGAAAAGCTACTGGTGATGAGAATGAAGGTAATGCCTCAGATAGGggagaggaagatgaagaagaagaggcaACAAGGAAGAACAGATTGGGACTCAATAAAAAGGGTGGCggtgacgacgacgacgacgaaggTCCTAGGGGAGGTGACCATGAcatggatgatgatgatattgaGAAAG GAGATGATTGGGAGCATGAAGAGATTTTTACTGATGATGATGAAACTACTGCTCCAGATCGTGAAGAAAGGGAGGATTTAGCCCCTGAAGTTCCTGCACCTCCAGAAATCAAGCAG GATGACGAAGACGAGgaggatgaagaaaatgaaggggaAGGGGGGCTGAGCAAATCTGGGAAAGAGTTGAAGAAATTGCTTAGGCGTACTGGAGGGCTTAATGATTCAGATGGAGAGgacgatgacgacgacgacgat GAGGAGGATACTGGTGACACACCAGTTTTGCCTTCGAAGCAGAAGGATACTGTTAAGGAAGAAGCTGCGTCCAGCAGTCCCTCAAAACCAACACCTTCTGGATCTGCTAAGGGAACCCCCTCCACTGCAAAGACcgcaaaaggaaaaagaaaaaacggcGAGGATGTGAAACCATCCAGTGCACCTccgaagaaaatgaaaacagagACG GAATCAAAGCCTACAGATGAAGCCTTGTCTACTTCTAAAAGTACAGCCTCAAAAGGTGCACCAGTATCGGTCAAAACTGAATCAGCATCGAATTCTGGACCCGTTACTGAGGAAGAAATTAGAGCTGTCTTGCGCCAAAGGACACCCGTAACGACGCAGGATCTTGTTGCGAAATTCAAGGCAAGACTGCGATGTAAAGAG GACAAGAATGCTTTTGCAGAGATCCTTAGGAGAATCTCAAGGATCCAAAAGACGAACGGAGGACCGAGTTACGTCGTGTTGAGAAAACCCGAAGACTAG